A genome region from Lathyrus oleraceus cultivar Zhongwan6 unplaced genomic scaffold, CAAS_Psat_ZW6_1.0 chrUn0155, whole genome shotgun sequence includes the following:
- the LOC127112552 gene encoding lignin-forming anionic peroxidase, with protein MAYRIVVTILVLLATICDAQLSSTFYDTTCPDALTTIRTAIRTAVSKERRMAASLIRLHFHDCFVQGCDASILLDDSTTIESEKTALPNLNSARGFQVIDNAKSQVEKVCPGVVSCADIVAVAARDASFAVGGPSWTVKLGRRDSTTASKSLANTDLPFFTDDLQTLISKFTIKGLTAKDMVALSGAHTIGQAQCFTFRDRIYNNASDIDAGFATTRQRGCPSSSSTSNNQKLAALDLVTPNSFDNNYFKNLIQKKGLLQSDQVLFSGGSTDSIVSQYSQNPTAFKSDFAASMINMGDIQPLTGSAGIIRRICSAAN; from the exons ATGGCTTATAGAATTGTTGTTACAATATTGGTGCTGCTAGCCACAATATGTGATGCACAGTTGTCTTCTACATTTTACGACACTACATGCCCCGATGCACTAACCACCATTAGAACTGCCATTCGTACAGCTGTCTCTAAAGAGCGTCGCATGGCTGCATCTCTCATTCGCCTTCATTTTCATGACTGCTTTGTGCAGGGCTGTGATGCATCCATTTTGCTAGATGACAGTACCACAATCGAGAGCGAAAAGACTGCACTTCCAAATCTTAACTCAGCAAGAGGATTTCAAGTCATTGATAATGCAAAATCACAGGTAGAGAAAGTATGTCCCGGAGTTGTGTCTTGTGCAGACATAGTAGCTGTAGCCGCACGTGATGCATCATTCGCT GTAGGTGGTCCATCATGGACAGTGAAACTTGGAAGAAGAGATTCTACTACGGCAAGCAAAAGTTTGGCCAATACGGACCTTCCATTCTTTACCGACGATCTTCAAACTCTTATATCTAAATTTACTATTAAAGGTCTCACTGCCAAAGACATGGTTGCTCTATCTG GTGCCCACACAATCGGACAAGCTCAATGCTTTACATTTCGTGATAGGATATACAACAATGCAAGTGACATAGATGCTGGATTCGCTACCACTCGCCAACGTGGTTGTCCATCTTCCAGTTCCACTTCAAACAATCAGAAGTTGGCAGCACTCGACTTGGTCACACCAAATTCTTTTGACAACAACTACTTTAAGAATTTAATTCAAAAGAAGGGTCTTCTACAATCAGACCAAGTTCTTTTCAGCGGTGGATCTACGGATTCTATCGTTTCTCAATACAGCCAAAATCCTACCGCTTTTAAATCTGATTTTGCAGCTTCTATGATAAACATGGGAGATATTCAACCATTAACAGGATCCGCCGGAATCATTAGACGTATCTGCAGTGCTGCCAACTAA